One window of Elaeis guineensis isolate ETL-2024a chromosome 11, EG11, whole genome shotgun sequence genomic DNA carries:
- the LOC105053919 gene encoding B3 domain-containing protein_Os12g40080 isoform X2, whose product MDSCKELFKDRDGDARKPEFFKVLMHGFDKELGIPPAFVKYIMNLRGKSATLISPLGKPWSVHIHGQNRNMCFREGWREFAQAHDLKMGCFMVFSYEGDGTFSFQVFDTNACWRNYSPIGVQSVRQMDIKQEMDSKNDAEDIIQRPTVQVGRRQKRMMDGGEMSIQRKWRYCSGRKSFEAIIKDHNLTRNYMHIPVSFRESNDIAKNHEVILNDVEGRSWRVRVCNRGRKGVCLAQGWQEFCADTGLEEGDKCIFERASMKDNKMLVRILKRSSGMEQRCSCCMNWEEHCYWDHFETTRIHFFKVMDGDFSHRMIIPKKFVKNFKEELSQNIQLKGPSGNLWHVRLSNDAEDMIFNDGWKKFVEDHYIKEGDNLVFKYHGNLCFSVLIFDQTGCEKEACYFVKDTKNKAKESCQSVKEILEDSLEILHESLPPKAHSHGSSKILCNDRKQMRRRSAPRKVNDNISDNSLRVKETNPKRKIRDFMEILHESLPPKAHGHGSSKIFCNDKKRMQRLSAPSKLPQVNDNISDNILHVRSTNPKRKIRDNNFSRDSVNEKEQIVKFTKVKKQNTKKEFQRIWRRLATAEGKAQAQLKAISYQPTHPFFLKVMKPTHVYKKFFLTIPNCFAAEHLPRENRTIDLRLPHGQKMWRMSYLHYDCFSGLGKQWKNFAIDNSLEEGDVCVFELTGELVLDVHIFRAVIDSTLPNRESNSPGKK is encoded by the exons ATGGATTCGTGCAAAGAATTGTTCAAGGATAGAGATGGTGATGCGCGAAAGCCTGAGTTCTTCAAAGTCTTGATGCATGGTTTTGACAAGGAGCTG GGCATTCCACCGGCATTTGTTAAGTACATTATGAATCTTAGAGGCAAAAGTGCTACGCTAATTAGTCCCCTTGGCAAGCCATGGAGTGTCCACATTCATGGCCAAAACCGAAACATGTGCTTCAGAGAGGGTTGGCGAGAATTTGCACAAGCCCATGATTTAAAGATGGGGTGCTTCATGGTGTTCAGTTACGAAGGTGATGGGACTTTCAGCTTTCAGGTTTTTGATACGAATGCATGTTGGAGAAACTATAGTCCTATTGGTGTGCAGAGTGTCAGACAAATGGACATCAAACAAGAGATGGACTCCAAGAATGATGCAGAAG ATATAATTCAAAGGCCAACAGTGCAAGTTGGTAGAAGACAGAAGAGAATGATGGATGGAGGAGAAATGTCAATTCAAAGAAAGTGGAGATATTGCAGTGGGAGGAAATCTTTTGAGGCCATCATAAAGGATCACAACCTTACTAGGAATTACATG CATATTCCTGTCTCCTTCAGAGAATCCAATGACATAGCAAAAAATCATGAAGtgattctcaatgatgtggaagGCAGGTCATGGCGTGTCAGAGTATGCAACAGAGGCAGAAAGGGTGTATGCTTGGCACAAGGATGGCAGGAATTTTGTGCCGATACTGGATTGGAAGAAGGCGATAAGTGTATCTTCGAGCGAGCATCCATGAAGGACAACAAAATGCTTGTTAGGATTTTAAAACG GTCTTCTGGAATGGAACAGAGGTGCAGCTGCTGCATGAATTGGGAAGAGCACTGTTACTGGGATCATTTTGAGACAACAAGAATCCATTTTTTCAAGGTTATGGATGGTGATTTCTCTCATCGCATG ATTATCCCAAAGAAGTTCGTGAAGAATTTCAAAGAGGAATTGTCTCAAAATATTCAACTGAAAGGTCCTAGCGGCAACCTGTGGCATGTCAGACTGTCGAATGATGCAGAAGATATGATTTTTAACGATGGATGGAAGAAGTTTGTGGAAGATCACTACATTAAAGAAGGCGATAATTTGGTCTTTAAATACCATGGCAACTTATGCTTCAGTGTCCTGATTTTTGATCAGACTGGTTGTGAGAAAGAGGCATGCTACTTTGTTAAGGACACCAAGAATAAAGCTAAGGAATCATGCCAATcagtaaaagaaattttggaggaCTCCTTGGAAATTTTACATGAATCCTTACCTCCTAAAGCCCATAGTCATGGTTCTTCAAAAATATTGTGTAATGACAGAAAACAAATGCGACGTCGGTCAGCTCCTCGCAAGGTCAATGACAATATTTCTGACAACAGTCTGAGAGTCAAAGAAACTAATCCCAAGAGAAAAATCAGAGATTTCATGGAAATTTTACATGAATCCTTACCTCCTAAAGCTCATGGTCATGGATCTTCAAAAATATTCTGTAATGATAAAAAACGAATGCAACGTCTGTCAGCTCCTAGCAAGCTTCCTCAGGTCAATGACAATATCTCTGACAACATTCTGCATGTCAGATCAACTAATCCCAAGAGAAAAATCAGAGATAACAATTTTTCCAGGGATTCAGTGAATGAAAAAG aacaAATTGTCAAGTTCACTAAAGTCAAGAAGCAAAATACTAAGAAAGAATTCCAACGTATTTGGAGGAGATTGGCGACTGCTGAAGGAAAAGCTCAAGCACAGCTGAAAGCTATCTCGTATCAACCAACCCACCCTTTCTTCCTAAAAGTTATGAAGCCAACCCATGTGTACAAAAAATTTTTCCTA ACCATTCCAAATTGCTTTGCAGCTGAGCATCTTCCTCGTGAAAATCGAACAATTGATCTTCGCCTCCCACACGGACAGAAAATGTGGAGAATGAGTTATTTACATTATGATTGTTTCTCGGGGCTTGGCAAACAATGGAAAAATTTTGCAATAGACAACAGCTTGGAAGAAGGAGATGTCTGCGTTTTTGAGCTAACTGGAGAGCTAGTCTTGGACGTTCACATCTTCCGGGCTGTCATTGACTCCACCCTGCCCAACAGGGAATCAAATTCACCAGGAAAGAAGTGA
- the LOC105053917 gene encoding glutamate dehydrogenase 2, mitochondrial: MNALAATSRNFRQASRLLALDSKLEKSLLIPFREIKVECTIPRDDGTMASYVGFRVQHDNARGPMKGGIRYHPEVDPDEVNALAQLMTWKTAVADIPYGGAKGGIGCSPGELSTSELERLTRVFTQKIHDLIGTHTDVPAPDMGTNSQTMAWILDEYSKFHGHSPAIVTGKPIDLGGSLGRDAATGRGVVFGAEALLAEHGKSISGLSFVIQGFGNVGSWAAQILHEKGGKIIAIGDVTGAIENPDGIDIPALMNHKNGGGVLKDFKGANAMDMKELLVHECDVLIPCALGGVLHRENAADVKAKYIIEAANHPTDPEADEILSKKGVVILPDIYANAGGVIVSYFEWVQNIQGFMWGEDKVNMELQRYMTGAFKNIKSMCKTHDCNLRMGAFTLGVNRVARATLLRGWEA, translated from the exons ATGAACGCTCTGGCCGCCACCAGCCGCAACTTTCGCCAGGCCTCCCGCCTCCTGGCTCTCGATTCCAAGCTCGAGAAGAGCCTCTTAATCCCCTTCCGTGAAATCAAG GTGGAATGTACCATCCCTAGAGATGATGGGACGATGGCTTCCTATGTTGGGTTCAGGGTTCAGCATGACAATGCCCGGGGGCCGATGAAAGGGGGGATCAGATATCACCCTGAA GTTGACCCTGATGAGGTGAATGCTCTGGCTCAACTGATGACATGGAAAACAGCCGTTGCAGACATTCCATATGGTGGAGCGAAGGGGGGCATTGGGTGCTCTCCTGGTGAATTAAGTACCAGTGAGTTGGAACGCCTAACACGTGTCTTTACTCAGAAGATTCATGATCTCATTGGAACTCACACTGATGTTCCAGCCCCTGATATGGGAACCAATTCACAG ACTATGGCATGGATTTTAGATGAGTATTCTAAGTTCCATGGCCACTCACCAGCCATCGTTACTGGAAAGCCAATA GATCTTGGTGGCTCCTTAGGCAGGGATGCTGCTACCGGGCGAGGTGTTGTATTTGGTGCCGAGGCTTTATTAGCTGAACATGGGAAGTCTATTTCTGGATTGAGTTTTGTTATCCAG GGTTTTGGAAATGTGGGATCTTGGGCTGcacaaattcttcatgaaaaaggTGGTAAGATTATTGCAATTGGAGATGTAACCGGTGCAATAGAAAATCCGGATGGTATTGATATTCCTGCACTCATGAACCACAAAAATGGAGGCGGTGTTCTGAAAGATTTCAAAGGCGCAAATGCTATGGACATGAAGGAATTGCTTGTGCATGAATGTGATGTTCTTATTCCTTGTGCCTTGGGCGGAGTGCTTCACAG GGAAAATGCTGCTGATGTGAAGGCCAAGTACATCATAGAAGCTGCTAACCATCCCACTGATCCAGAAGCAGATGAG ATACTATCGAAAAAAGGGGTCGTCATACTGCCCGACATTTATGCAAATGCTGGGGGTGTGATTGTGAGTTATTTTGAGTGGGTTCAG aACATCCAAGGGTTCATGTGGGGTGAGGATAAGGTGAACATGGAACTTCAAAGGTACATGACAGGTGCTTTCAAGAACATCAAGTCAATGTGTAAGACTCATGACTGCAATCTCAGAATGGGCGCGTTCACCCTGGGGGTGAACCGAGTTGCCCGTGCTACTCTCCTGAGGGGTTGGGAAGCATAG
- the LOC105053920 gene encoding light-harvesting complex-like protein 3 isotype 1, chloroplastic → MAMALLSPLLPTFSSSSPNLSQKVHRPLLPKKRSSLSLTRCTGNGAGKVGSASVEEKLEGKKEESIPLESEEKLPLESPDSNGAAVKAVVPTFNDPRWIGGTWDLKQFEKDGKTDWDAVIDAEVRRRKWLEDNPEASNNEEPVIFDTSIIPWWPWVKRFHLPEAELLNGRAAMIGFFMAYFVDSLTGIGLVDQMGNFFCKTLLLIAVAGVLLIRRNEDIDTLKKLIEETTFYDKQWQATWQEDETPSVSKKE, encoded by the exons ATGGCCATGGCGTTGTTATCCCCTCTTCTTCCCACCTTCTCCTCCTCAAGTCCCAATCTCTCTCAGAAAGTCCATCGCCCCCTCCTTCCCAAGAAAAGATCTTCTCTTTCCCTCACAAGATGTACAGGAAATGGGGCGGGAAAGGTGGGCTCTGCTTCTGTAGAGGAGAAATTGGAGGGGAAGAAAGAAGAATCTATTCCTCTGGAGTCGGAGGAGAAGCTGCCGCTGGAGTCTCCGGACTCAAATGGCGCTGCGGTGAAAGCGGTGGTTCCCACGTTCAACGACCCGAGATGGATCGGAGGGACGTGGGATTTGAAGCAGTTCGAGAAGGATGGCAAGACCGATTGGGATGCCGTCATAGATGCTG AGGTTAGGAGAAGAAAATGGCTTGAAGATAATCCAGAGGCATCAAACAATGAGGAGCCTGTAATTTTTGACACATCAATAATCCCCTGGTGGCCGTGGGTTAAGAGGTTCCACCTGCCTGAAGCTGAACTGCTTAATG GACGTGCTGCAATGATTGGGTTTTTCATGGCCTACTTCGTGGATAGCTTGACAGGCATTGGTCTTGTTGATCAGATGGGTAATTTCTTCTGCAAAACTCTGTTACTTATAGCTGTTGCTGGGGTGCTGCTTATAAGAAGGAATGAAGATATTGATACTCTGAAAAAGCTTATTGAGGAAACAACATTCTATGATAAGCAGTGGCAAGCAACTTGGCAGGAGGATGAAACCCCTAGTGTTTCCAAAAAAGAGTAG
- the LOC105053919 gene encoding B3 domain-containing protein_Os12g40080 isoform X1, whose protein sequence is MDSCKELFKDRDGDARKPEFFKVLMHGFDKELGIPPAFVKYIMNLRGKSATLISPLGKPWSVHIHGQNRNMCFREGWREFAQAHDLKMGCFMVFSYEGDGTFSFQVFDTNACWRNYSPIGVQSVRQMDIKQEMDSKNDAEDIIQRPTVQVGRRQKRMMDGGEMSIQRKWRYCSGRKSFEAIIKDHNLTRNYMHIPVSFRESNDIAKNHEVILNDVEGRSWRVRVCNRGRKGVCLAQGWQEFCADTGLEEGDKCIFERASMKDNKMLVRILKRSSGMEQRCSCCMNWEEHCYWDHFETTRIHFFKVMDGDFSHRMIIPKKFVKNFKEELSQNIQLKGPSGNLWHVRLSNDAEDMIFNDGWKKFVEDHYIKEGDNLVFKYHGNLCFSVLIFDQTGCEKEACYFVKDTKNKAKESCQSVKEILEDSLEILHESLPPKAHSHGSSKILCNDRKQMRRRSAPRKVNDNISDNSLRVKETNPKRKIRDFMEILHESLPPKAHGHGSSKIFCNDKKRMQRLSAPSKLPQVNDNISDNILHVRSTNPKRKIRDNNFSRDSVNEKEQIVKFTKVKKQNTKKEFQRIWRRLATAEGKAQAQLKAISYQPTHPFFLKVMKPTHVYKKFFLNCRMLVMGYGLGLRTIPNCFAAEHLPRENRTIDLRLPHGQKMWRMSYLHYDCFSGLGKQWKNFAIDNSLEEGDVCVFELTGELVLDVHIFRAVIDSTLPNRESNSPGKK, encoded by the exons ATGGATTCGTGCAAAGAATTGTTCAAGGATAGAGATGGTGATGCGCGAAAGCCTGAGTTCTTCAAAGTCTTGATGCATGGTTTTGACAAGGAGCTG GGCATTCCACCGGCATTTGTTAAGTACATTATGAATCTTAGAGGCAAAAGTGCTACGCTAATTAGTCCCCTTGGCAAGCCATGGAGTGTCCACATTCATGGCCAAAACCGAAACATGTGCTTCAGAGAGGGTTGGCGAGAATTTGCACAAGCCCATGATTTAAAGATGGGGTGCTTCATGGTGTTCAGTTACGAAGGTGATGGGACTTTCAGCTTTCAGGTTTTTGATACGAATGCATGTTGGAGAAACTATAGTCCTATTGGTGTGCAGAGTGTCAGACAAATGGACATCAAACAAGAGATGGACTCCAAGAATGATGCAGAAG ATATAATTCAAAGGCCAACAGTGCAAGTTGGTAGAAGACAGAAGAGAATGATGGATGGAGGAGAAATGTCAATTCAAAGAAAGTGGAGATATTGCAGTGGGAGGAAATCTTTTGAGGCCATCATAAAGGATCACAACCTTACTAGGAATTACATG CATATTCCTGTCTCCTTCAGAGAATCCAATGACATAGCAAAAAATCATGAAGtgattctcaatgatgtggaagGCAGGTCATGGCGTGTCAGAGTATGCAACAGAGGCAGAAAGGGTGTATGCTTGGCACAAGGATGGCAGGAATTTTGTGCCGATACTGGATTGGAAGAAGGCGATAAGTGTATCTTCGAGCGAGCATCCATGAAGGACAACAAAATGCTTGTTAGGATTTTAAAACG GTCTTCTGGAATGGAACAGAGGTGCAGCTGCTGCATGAATTGGGAAGAGCACTGTTACTGGGATCATTTTGAGACAACAAGAATCCATTTTTTCAAGGTTATGGATGGTGATTTCTCTCATCGCATG ATTATCCCAAAGAAGTTCGTGAAGAATTTCAAAGAGGAATTGTCTCAAAATATTCAACTGAAAGGTCCTAGCGGCAACCTGTGGCATGTCAGACTGTCGAATGATGCAGAAGATATGATTTTTAACGATGGATGGAAGAAGTTTGTGGAAGATCACTACATTAAAGAAGGCGATAATTTGGTCTTTAAATACCATGGCAACTTATGCTTCAGTGTCCTGATTTTTGATCAGACTGGTTGTGAGAAAGAGGCATGCTACTTTGTTAAGGACACCAAGAATAAAGCTAAGGAATCATGCCAATcagtaaaagaaattttggaggaCTCCTTGGAAATTTTACATGAATCCTTACCTCCTAAAGCCCATAGTCATGGTTCTTCAAAAATATTGTGTAATGACAGAAAACAAATGCGACGTCGGTCAGCTCCTCGCAAGGTCAATGACAATATTTCTGACAACAGTCTGAGAGTCAAAGAAACTAATCCCAAGAGAAAAATCAGAGATTTCATGGAAATTTTACATGAATCCTTACCTCCTAAAGCTCATGGTCATGGATCTTCAAAAATATTCTGTAATGATAAAAAACGAATGCAACGTCTGTCAGCTCCTAGCAAGCTTCCTCAGGTCAATGACAATATCTCTGACAACATTCTGCATGTCAGATCAACTAATCCCAAGAGAAAAATCAGAGATAACAATTTTTCCAGGGATTCAGTGAATGAAAAAG aacaAATTGTCAAGTTCACTAAAGTCAAGAAGCAAAATACTAAGAAAGAATTCCAACGTATTTGGAGGAGATTGGCGACTGCTGAAGGAAAAGCTCAAGCACAGCTGAAAGCTATCTCGTATCAACCAACCCACCCTTTCTTCCTAAAAGTTATGAAGCCAACCCATGTGTACAAAAAATTTTTCCTA aattgCAGAATGCTCGTAATGGGCTATGGTTTGGGTTTACGG ACCATTCCAAATTGCTTTGCAGCTGAGCATCTTCCTCGTGAAAATCGAACAATTGATCTTCGCCTCCCACACGGACAGAAAATGTGGAGAATGAGTTATTTACATTATGATTGTTTCTCGGGGCTTGGCAAACAATGGAAAAATTTTGCAATAGACAACAGCTTGGAAGAAGGAGATGTCTGCGTTTTTGAGCTAACTGGAGAGCTAGTCTTGGACGTTCACATCTTCCGGGCTGTCATTGACTCCACCCTGCCCAACAGGGAATCAAATTCACCAGGAAAGAAGTGA
- the LOC105053919 gene encoding putative B3 domain-containing protein Os03g0621600 isoform X3 yields MDSCKELFKDRDGDARKPEFFKVLMHGFDKELGIPPAFVKYIMNLRGKSATLISPLGKPWSVHIHGQNRNMCFREGWREFAQAHDLKMGCFMVFSYEGDGTFSFQVFDTNACWRNYSPIGVQSVRQMDIKQEMDSKNDAEDIIQRPTVQVGRRQKRMMDGGEMSIQRKWRYCSGRKSFEAIIKDHNLTRNYMHIPVSFRESNDIAKNHEVILNDVEGRSWRVRVCNRGRKGVCLAQGWQEFCADTGLEEGDKCIFERASMKDNKMLVRILKRSSGMEQRCSCCMNWEEHCYWDHFETTRIHFFKVMDGDFSHRMIIPKKFVKNFKEELSQNIQLKGPSGNLWHVRLSNDAEDMIFNDGWKKFVEDHYIKEGDNLVFKYHGNLCFSVLIFDQTGCEKEACYFVKDTKNKAKESCQSVKEILEDSLEILHESLPPKAHSHGSSKILCNDRKQMRRRSAPRKVNDNISDNSLRVKETNPKRKIRDFMEILHESLPPKAHGHGSSKIFCNDKKRMQRLSAPSKLPQVNDNISDNILHVRSTNPKRKIRDNNFSRDSVNEKEQIVKFTKVKKQNTKKEFQRIWRRLATAEGKAQAQLKAISYQPTHPFFLKVMKPTHVYKKFFLRCGYLHQISSRISYFQNS; encoded by the exons ATGGATTCGTGCAAAGAATTGTTCAAGGATAGAGATGGTGATGCGCGAAAGCCTGAGTTCTTCAAAGTCTTGATGCATGGTTTTGACAAGGAGCTG GGCATTCCACCGGCATTTGTTAAGTACATTATGAATCTTAGAGGCAAAAGTGCTACGCTAATTAGTCCCCTTGGCAAGCCATGGAGTGTCCACATTCATGGCCAAAACCGAAACATGTGCTTCAGAGAGGGTTGGCGAGAATTTGCACAAGCCCATGATTTAAAGATGGGGTGCTTCATGGTGTTCAGTTACGAAGGTGATGGGACTTTCAGCTTTCAGGTTTTTGATACGAATGCATGTTGGAGAAACTATAGTCCTATTGGTGTGCAGAGTGTCAGACAAATGGACATCAAACAAGAGATGGACTCCAAGAATGATGCAGAAG ATATAATTCAAAGGCCAACAGTGCAAGTTGGTAGAAGACAGAAGAGAATGATGGATGGAGGAGAAATGTCAATTCAAAGAAAGTGGAGATATTGCAGTGGGAGGAAATCTTTTGAGGCCATCATAAAGGATCACAACCTTACTAGGAATTACATG CATATTCCTGTCTCCTTCAGAGAATCCAATGACATAGCAAAAAATCATGAAGtgattctcaatgatgtggaagGCAGGTCATGGCGTGTCAGAGTATGCAACAGAGGCAGAAAGGGTGTATGCTTGGCACAAGGATGGCAGGAATTTTGTGCCGATACTGGATTGGAAGAAGGCGATAAGTGTATCTTCGAGCGAGCATCCATGAAGGACAACAAAATGCTTGTTAGGATTTTAAAACG GTCTTCTGGAATGGAACAGAGGTGCAGCTGCTGCATGAATTGGGAAGAGCACTGTTACTGGGATCATTTTGAGACAACAAGAATCCATTTTTTCAAGGTTATGGATGGTGATTTCTCTCATCGCATG ATTATCCCAAAGAAGTTCGTGAAGAATTTCAAAGAGGAATTGTCTCAAAATATTCAACTGAAAGGTCCTAGCGGCAACCTGTGGCATGTCAGACTGTCGAATGATGCAGAAGATATGATTTTTAACGATGGATGGAAGAAGTTTGTGGAAGATCACTACATTAAAGAAGGCGATAATTTGGTCTTTAAATACCATGGCAACTTATGCTTCAGTGTCCTGATTTTTGATCAGACTGGTTGTGAGAAAGAGGCATGCTACTTTGTTAAGGACACCAAGAATAAAGCTAAGGAATCATGCCAATcagtaaaagaaattttggaggaCTCCTTGGAAATTTTACATGAATCCTTACCTCCTAAAGCCCATAGTCATGGTTCTTCAAAAATATTGTGTAATGACAGAAAACAAATGCGACGTCGGTCAGCTCCTCGCAAGGTCAATGACAATATTTCTGACAACAGTCTGAGAGTCAAAGAAACTAATCCCAAGAGAAAAATCAGAGATTTCATGGAAATTTTACATGAATCCTTACCTCCTAAAGCTCATGGTCATGGATCTTCAAAAATATTCTGTAATGATAAAAAACGAATGCAACGTCTGTCAGCTCCTAGCAAGCTTCCTCAGGTCAATGACAATATCTCTGACAACATTCTGCATGTCAGATCAACTAATCCCAAGAGAAAAATCAGAGATAACAATTTTTCCAGGGATTCAGTGAATGAAAAAG aacaAATTGTCAAGTTCACTAAAGTCAAGAAGCAAAATACTAAGAAAGAATTCCAACGTATTTGGAGGAGATTGGCGACTGCTGAAGGAAAAGCTCAAGCACAGCTGAAAGCTATCTCGTATCAACCAACCCACCCTTTCTTCCTAAAAGTTATGAAGCCAACCCATGTGTACAAAAAATTTTTCCTA AGATGCGGCTATCTACATCAGATATCGAGCagaatatcttattttcaaaattcgtaa
- the LOC105054326 gene encoding uncharacterized protein yields MPFLLPFCFQTNLYFFFSPFFFFFPLILPLFPSSHYQSQSMAAEDVGKPPTHARRCTPDHPPYAVMIGAAIRSSSEEGGSTMAAISRYIRSNYDDIPEGHDRLLPYYLSKLTAQGEFVMTAPGRFAVADDVGAEPAMASSRPRHAKPTSSSKPIDDDKDDDPGTTKSPPPPSSSEGRGSSESMVIHGNGSAWVQPRPTAHEGHIVERIESFATVSGPVPQGHAQPTSDGKTLPSQGDTADASDYVLASPSPPVTANKGDGSKTVHKRRRST; encoded by the exons ATGCCTTTCCTACTTCCTTTCTGTTTCCAAACTAACCTCTATTTCTtcttttctccattttttttttttttccctcttattttgcctctctttccctcttcccATTACCAAAGCCAATCAATGGCTGCTGAAGATGTTGGAAAGCCTCCTACTCACGCTCGCCGGTGCACTCCTGACCATCCTCCCTATGCCGTG ATGATAGGTGCTGCAATCCGATCATCGTCAGAGGAAGGAGGATCCACCATGGCAGCAATATCTCGTTATATCCGATCCAATTATGACGACATCCCGGAGGGGCATGACAGGCTCCTCCCTTACTACCTCAGCAAACTCACTGCCCAGGGGGAGTTCGTCATGACCGCACCCGGCCGTTTTGCGGTCGCTGATGATGTTGGCGCCGAGCCAGCCATGGCATCTTCCCGTCCTCGCCATGCCAAGCCCACGTCATCATCGAAGCCCATAGACGACGACAAAGACGACGATCCCGGGACGACAAAGTCTCCGCCTCCTCCGAGCTCCAGTGAAGGACGAGGCTCATCGGAGTCTATGGTCATTCATGGGAACGGCTCCGCTTGGGTGCAACCAAGGCCCACGGCCCATGAAGGCCATATTGTCGAGCGGATCGAGTCGTTCGCTACCGTTTCTGGGCCGGTTCCGCAAGGCCACGCACAGCCAACGTCCGACGGGAAAACATTGCCCTCTCAAGGAGATACTGCAGATGCATCGGACTATGTGCTCGCCTCGCCATCGCCTCCGGTGACTGCGAATAAAGGAGATGGATCCAAAACGGTGCACAAACGTCGGAGGTCCACCTAG